The DNA segment CTTTTTTTCTCCATCTATCTTATATGTCTCACCTTCGATTCCCCAATTCATAAGCTGAACCATCTGATCGGAATACTGATAATCAATCATAGCGACCGTATATTCCGGATATTCTGTATCGGCACTGATATAAATTCCCATTCCATTATTTAATGACTTGCCTGCTTGTCTGGATCCCCACTTCCACGGCGTTCCATAATCCGCATCTTCAGGGAGAAACGCAAGTCCCCATTCCATCTTGTCATCTACTTTTGCGTTGTTCCAACTTGCTACAGACCCCGCCCATAATGTAGGGCAGATACCTCCTACATTGGTAGTTGCTTTTGTCTGACCCTGATTAAAATCAGCAGTCGCAAACTCCGGATCTATATATCCTTTTTCATATAAGCCATTCAGATACTGTAACATCGTTCTAAAGTTGTCTTCTAAAGGCCCATATGCCCAGTTCTTTCCATTGTAATACAGGCAGTCCCATGTATGAAAGATTCCGACAAATCCGCGATATAAAGGATAATCCTTTGTGTTATTAATCATAACATAATCCAGATTTAAAGAACCATCATCGATCTTTTTCTGCATATTCTCACATAGATTTGTGTATTCATCCAAAGTAGTCGGCGGTTCCCATCCATTTTCTTTGAGAAGATCAAAACGATAGGCAAATGCGGTAAAAGACTGTGCTCCTTGTATATCATCTGGATTGTAGAACCCATCCATAAAATAGTACATTGACCCGTCCTCATTTTTTGCAAAATCCTCTCCGCCATTCGTATCTTGCATATAATCTGGATAGTATACCATATAATCTGTATAGTCCGATAAATTCAGTAACGTTCCATCCTCTCCGTATTCATTAACTGCCACTCCTTTTGTCACACTTGCAATATCCGGAACACGACCAGACTGTAATACTACCAATTCATTTTCCGAATAATCCGTTGCCGGGGTTCTGGTCCATGTTATATCCAGTTTACATCCCAGATACTGTTCCATTCTTTTCTGCCATTCTTTTTGAATCATGGTATCGTCTGAAGATTGTTGATACTCAGCAATACTGACTTCTAATTTAAGCGTATTGTCCGGAAGCTTGGGCAATTTCATACCATTACTTGCCGCAGTTGCACCGGCGTCTAATTTATCTTTGGAAGTAGCTGCCTGATCAGACGACGATGCGTTTGAGGTTTGAGTTTCTTTTGAGGTTTCTGCTTCTTTTTGATTTTTCCCTCCATTACCACAGCCTCCAAGCAAGCCTAAAGTCATAACTCCTGTCAGTGCAATTGAAACAAACCTTTTACCATTTTTCTTTTTCATCTTTTTCCCTTTCTGCCGTAAGGCTATGTTCTGTTAACCTTTTACAGCCCCGACCTGCATTCCCTGTGCAAAATACTTTTGCACAAATGGATACATCAGGAGAATAGGGCCAATCGTTGCAATTACACAGGCATATTGAACATTCAACTGGTTCATCTGCCCATTACTTATCATCTGCTGGGCATCCGACATATTGGCTGTCCCAGATGTAAATACAATTTTTCGCAGCAGCATTTGAATCGGCTGCTTATCAGGATTCTTTATATATAGCAAAGCTTCATAATAACTATTCCAAACTCCAACAACAGAAAACAGGCCAAATGTAGCATATAACGCCTTTGACAGGGGTACATAAATTCTGGTAAGAATCTGTAACTCACTGGCTCCGTCAATTTTTGCTGCTTCTCTTATCTCAGAAGAAATTCCCTGATAAAATGACCTGTAAACAAATACATTATACGCAGAAACTGCATTCGGTAAAATCAGAGACCACCAGGTATCATATAGCCCCAGATTCTGAATCAACAGATATGTAGGAACAGTTCCTCCACTAAAAAACATTGTAATCAGCAAAAAAATGGAAAGAGGTTTGCGTAAAACAAACTCGGGCACCATCATGACGTAAGCAAGTAAAGAAGTCAGTACCAAACTAAAAAATGCTGACCCAAATGCAATGACTAATGTATTCCAATAGGCGCCGAATATATTTTCTTCCTTAAACAGCAATTTATAGCCATCAAATATAAGCTCCTTTGGAAAAAAAGTAACCTGCCCTGTAGTAATCATCCTATTGCTGGACAGTGAAGTAGCAACCACATTGAGGAAAGGATATAAAAAGATGACAGACATCAGCAGCATAAATGCGGCCAGAACCACATCAACACTCTTACTTCCAATATGTATTTTATTTTTATTCTGTTTGGTCAACATACTTTTTACCTCCTACCACAAACTATTGTCAGGATTGATCCTGCGTGTTATTGTATTGGCACCGAAAACTAAAACAAAACATATGATAGAAACAAATAAATTCACCGCAGTAGAATAAGAAAATTTTCCTTCAACGATACCTTTTTGATAAACAAATGTGCCAATCACCTCCAGTTCACTCCGATTTGTGGAGTTTTGCATCAGCAATATTTTCGTATAGTCGCTGTTTAAAACATTACCCACATTCATGATCAAGAGAACTGTTGTTGTAGGCATTATGGTAGGCCATACAATATTTTTAATTTTCTGCCATCGATTTGCTCCATCAATATTCGCAACATCATACAAGGTAGTATCAACATTAGATAAAGCCGACAGATATATAATAGATCCCCAGCCAATTCCCTGCCAGACAGCAGAGCCTATATACATAAGAAGAAAATATTTACTTCCATTGTTCATATCAACTCTTGCCATTCCAAAAAGCTCTCTTACATCGTTAAACAATCCATTCACAGAGCCGAAACCATTTAACATAGAGCAGATAACTACGACAGATATAAAATGAGGAATATAGGAAATTGTCTGCACTGATTTTTTGTAGAAGTTACCTTTTAGTTCATTTAATAAGATTGCGAATATAATCGGAGCCGGGAATGTAAACAATAATGTAAGACTCCCGACTTTAAGAGTATTCCAAAGAATTTGCATACTGTTAACATTTTTAAAGAAGGTAATGAAATTCTTAAATAACGGCTGCAGCCAGTCACTTCCTCTTATCCCTCTTGCTGATTTATAATTCTTAAAAGCTATTAATATTCCATACATTGGAACATATTTAAATATAATGACCGCCAAAACAGGCAGCAATGCCATCAGGACTAATGATCTCTGTTTCCATATGAGCTTCCAAAAATTGTCTCGGCTTCTCACAGTGGTATCTGCCATAGAATTTCTTTTTTCCCTTCTCATAATTCGCTCCTCCGAATAATACTTTTCATCATTACCGTTTTATTATAAGTGTTATAATGCTTAAATAAAATGGAATTTTTGCAATATATATATGCATTTTTATATTATATTTTGGGGTTTAAAGATAGAGTATATACTTTATTCAGCTTTTTATGTATTTTTTACATGTTCATCGAGAAAGAATTATAGTATAATGCTAGATGATGTGTGGGTTATTACATGATTCACCTTTTAAAGGAGTGCAAATGAAAAAGGAAAAGAAAACCATATTAATTTCTCTTTCAAAACATTTTAAAATAGTCATAATCTTATTCTCAATATGCACGATAATAATCTCACTTTATAGTACTCTTCGATATTTTAAATTTCAAAACGCCTATATTGAGAAAAGTCTCGATTATTATTCAAACCAACTGGTAAAATCCGTTACGGAAGCATATACAAGTTACGAAAATATTTCTTATAATATAGCGTATAGTAAAAATGTTCATGATTACCTTACAAGCACAACCTCGGGAGATAGTTACACGTCTTATCAATCTCTGAGGGATCAGCTAAGCAATGCAAGGATGTTAAGTCCTTATATTGTAGATATAGCTCTATACGGAAATGACAGGAGATTTGTATCCCTTTGCGGCGCTATAGAAAATTATGAAGATATGGCAAAGTCAATCTCTGACACACATTTTTCATTTCGTTCGTTAGGAATCGCACAAATAAATATGGCAAAGTGTCATATCATGTCAATTCCAATCTATTCGCTTGAAGGTAATCAGGATAATTATTTAGGTCTTTTGTTTTTGTCTATTGATGTCAATAGCCTTTTAGATAACAACATTAATTCAAATAACAACCAATACAATCCTCAGATCATCTTTACCCATGAAGACCAGCTGATCTATGGCTCAAAATCTATATATCATTCCCTGGAAACTAAAAACACACCACCTAAAAAAGAGACAAGCTTAGATAGAAAGTATGTAATAAACGAATATACCATTCCAAACATCAATCATACTTTATATGTACTGATAAATAAGAGTATTGCGAATAAACAGTTATATGAAATTTCCAGGCAATTGCTTCTCTATATGATTTCCTTAAGTTTTATATTCTTTCTATTATTGTTTACCTTATATCACCCTTTGATTCGCTCGCTGAATCAATTGACTTCTTATATGAAGACGATTGCCGAAGGAGATCGAAGAATTTACCGAAAAGGATATGTCATCAAACAAGGGATCATCGCTTCGACGGAAATATATGATATACAAAGAGCATTCAAAAACATGATTGAACAAACAGAATTATTAAACCGCAAGATTTTCGACACGTATACACGAATGTATGAATTAGAAGATAACGCTCGAAAAACGGAAATTGCTTTTCTGAGAAGCCAAATCAACCCGCATTTCTTATACAATACCTTGACAATGATTTGTGGTATGGCGGCTGAGAATGATACAGGCAAAATTATCTCCATTACCGAAGCATTGTCCAGAATATATCGCTACAGTATCAAAGGTACAGAAAAAGTTCCGCTTAAAGAAGAAATGGAAATTGTGAAGAACTACCTGATGATACAAAAGGAAAGATTTGGGGATAGATTTCAAATTGAATATTCATTTTCAGAAAGCTCACTATATTGCATGATCCCTAGAATGATTATTCAACCTATAGTAGAAAACGCGATCGTGCATGGTTTGGAGAAAAGTTTAGAGCCAGGCAGATTATTAATCGGAGCCGGTTTAAATCCCAACTACGGATATCTGGCAATCTGGATCTATGATAACGGTGTGGGAATGTCATCTCAAAAGCTGGAATCGCTGCGGGAAAAAATTGCTTCATCACAGATCAATAACAGCAAAAACAATGGGGAATACAAGATTGCCAAAGACGCTCCAATCAGTGACAGTATTGGTCTGCTAAATGTAAATAGCCGTATGGTCTTATATTACGGGACAAATTATACTCTGCTTCTCGATTCAGAGGAGGGTGTGGGGACCAATGTGCAAATTCGTGTTCCATATGAAATGATGTTGGGGTCAAAAGTAATTTGACCCCTATGATACACGGATTGTTACGCTCTTCGAGCTCTCACAAGTCTCCGCTCCGCTTCGGTCCGTGCTAAACGAACATCCACTGGATGTTCAGCACCCTAAAAACATTCGAATTCCACCCTAATCGGGTTGCGTTCTCATGTTTTTACGGGTCCAAAGGTCATGTTTTTTCATGCGAGCATGAAACGCAGAACCTTTTGACCCTGGTATCATCAAATTACATAAGAGGGGATGTTGATTATGTATCAGGCAATTATTATCGATGACGAGAAATGGGTTATAAAAAGTTTAATTTCTACAATACGAGATCAACAATATTTTGAAATAACGGATGAATTCTACGATGGTTTGTCCGGACTTAACTATATACGTTTAAACAAGCCGGAGCTTGCCTTTGTTGATGTGCGTCTTCCGGGCATAGGGGGACTGGAGCTTCTCCAAATTGCTCAGGAAGAAAAAATACCAACTCTTTTTATTATGATTAGTGGATATGCAGAATTTGCATATGCACAAAAAGCTATGTTTCATAATGCGATTGGTTATTGTCTCAAACCTTTTTCTAAAAACGAACTGATGGACTCCATGCAAAAGGCCTGCTCTCTCATTAC comes from the Blautia liquoris genome and includes:
- a CDS encoding type 2 periplasmic-binding domain-containing protein, producing the protein MKKKNGKRFVSIALTGVMTLGLLGGCGNGGKNQKEAETSKETQTSNASSSDQAATSKDKLDAGATAASNGMKLPKLPDNTLKLEVSIAEYQQSSDDTMIQKEWQKRMEQYLGCKLDITWTRTPATDYSENELVVLQSGRVPDIASVTKGVAVNEYGEDGTLLNLSDYTDYMVYYPDYMQDTNGGEDFAKNEDGSMYYFMDGFYNPDDIQGAQSFTAFAYRFDLLKENGWEPPTTLDEYTNLCENMQKKIDDGSLNLDYVMINNTKDYPLYRGFVGIFHTWDCLYYNGKNWAYGPLEDNFRTMLQYLNGLYEKGYIDPEFATADFNQGQTKATTNVGGICPTLWAGSVASWNNAKVDDKMEWGLAFLPEDADYGTPWKWGSRQAGKSLNNGMGIYISADTEYPEYTVAMIDYQYSDQMVQLMNWGIEGETYKIDGEKKEFSDEIMNAEAPATKSAEYGLMSSSVCRTGIPFNPIDFNAMLDVASLPEPWWNKTNNYYEGKYWVESSVNGGEDSVAPYDRPPVTYLSAEEQTSKAQLSYGGTCENRVKELAHQFIIGENDINDDKAWEKYVKDVKSQTDDNFDDILKMLDEKTVK
- a CDS encoding carbohydrate ABC transporter permease — its product is MLTKQNKNKIHIGSKSVDVVLAAFMLLMSVIFLYPFLNVVATSLSSNRMITTGQVTFFPKELIFDGYKLLFKEENIFGAYWNTLVIAFGSAFFSLVLTSLLAYVMMVPEFVLRKPLSIFLLITMFFSGGTVPTYLLIQNLGLYDTWWSLILPNAVSAYNVFVYRSFYQGISSEIREAAKIDGASELQILTRIYVPLSKALYATFGLFSVVGVWNSYYEALLYIKNPDKQPIQMLLRKIVFTSGTANMSDAQQMISNGQMNQLNVQYACVIATIGPILLMYPFVQKYFAQGMQVGAVKG
- a CDS encoding ABC transporter permease, giving the protein MRREKRNSMADTTVRSRDNFWKLIWKQRSLVLMALLPVLAVIIFKYVPMYGILIAFKNYKSARGIRGSDWLQPLFKNFITFFKNVNSMQILWNTLKVGSLTLLFTFPAPIIFAILLNELKGNFYKKSVQTISYIPHFISVVVICSMLNGFGSVNGLFNDVRELFGMARVDMNNGSKYFLLMYIGSAVWQGIGWGSIIYLSALSNVDTTLYDVANIDGANRWQKIKNIVWPTIMPTTTVLLIMNVGNVLNSDYTKILLMQNSTNRSELEVIGTFVYQKGIVEGKFSYSTAVNLFVSIICFVLVFGANTITRRINPDNSLW
- a CDS encoding sensor histidine kinase gives rise to the protein MKKEKKTILISLSKHFKIVIILFSICTIIISLYSTLRYFKFQNAYIEKSLDYYSNQLVKSVTEAYTSYENISYNIAYSKNVHDYLTSTTSGDSYTSYQSLRDQLSNARMLSPYIVDIALYGNDRRFVSLCGAIENYEDMAKSISDTHFSFRSLGIAQINMAKCHIMSIPIYSLEGNQDNYLGLLFLSIDVNSLLDNNINSNNNQYNPQIIFTHEDQLIYGSKSIYHSLETKNTPPKKETSLDRKYVINEYTIPNINHTLYVLINKSIANKQLYEISRQLLLYMISLSFIFFLLLFTLYHPLIRSLNQLTSYMKTIAEGDRRIYRKGYVIKQGIIASTEIYDIQRAFKNMIEQTELLNRKIFDTYTRMYELEDNARKTEIAFLRSQINPHFLYNTLTMICGMAAENDTGKIISITEALSRIYRYSIKGTEKVPLKEEMEIVKNYLMIQKERFGDRFQIEYSFSESSLYCMIPRMIIQPIVENAIVHGLEKSLEPGRLLIGAGLNPNYGYLAIWIYDNGVGMSSQKLESLREKIASSQINNSKNNGEYKIAKDAPISDSIGLLNVNSRMVLYYGTNYTLLLDSEEGVGTNVQIRVPYEMMLGSKVI